One genomic window of Solanum dulcamara chromosome 12, daSolDulc1.2, whole genome shotgun sequence includes the following:
- the LOC129875758 gene encoding uncharacterized mitochondrial protein AtMg00810-like, with protein sequence MVTVKTVISVAASHNWPLHQMVVHNAFLEGDLTVQVYMEMPQGFQRQGKYKVGNSDKLIQELKDSLHIKFKMKDLGHLKYFLGIEIMRSKTSILFNRRKYALELISNTGLSGAKLFMQQPKLSHWEVTLRLVRNIKICPGQGLLLSSTMSLELEAFCDSDWAACPNTRRSVTRYLIKLGDSLISWKFKKQHTVSRSSTEAEYKSMTAAVAEVI encoded by the exons ATGGTCACAGTCAAGACTGTTATCAGTGTAGCAGCCTCACACAACTGGCCTCTTCACCAAATGGTTGTCCATAATGCATTCTTAGAAGGTGATCTCACAGTGCAAGTCTATATGGAGATGCCTCAAGGTTTTCAAAGGCAGGGGAAGTACAAGGTGG GCAACAGTGACAAGTTGATACAAGAGTTAAAGGACTCTCTGCATATTAAGTTCAAAATGAAGGATCTTGGTCACCTCAAGTACTTCCTAGGCATTGAGATCATGAGGTCTAAGACTAGTATACTATTTAACCGGAGAAAATATGCTCTTGAATTAATTTCAAACACTGGTTTGAGTGGTGCAAAGCTA TTCATGCAACAACCCAAATTATCACACTGGGAAGTAACCTTGAGGCTAGTTAGAAACATTAAAATTTGTCCTGGTCAAGGTCTGTTGTTAAGCAGCACAATGAGCCTAGAACTTGAAGCATTTTGTGACTCAGATTGGGCAGCATGTCCCAACACTAGAAGATCTGTAACTAGATATCTGATCAAACTTGGAGATTCTCTTATATCTTGGAAATTCAAGAAGCAACATACAGTGAGCAGAAGCTCTACAGAGGCTGAATACAAGAGCATGACTGCTGCTGTTGCTGAGGTAATATAA